One segment of Pleuronectes platessa chromosome 21, fPlePla1.1, whole genome shotgun sequence DNA contains the following:
- the LOC128426890 gene encoding G-protein coupled receptor 26, with translation MDTAEVILSVLVVVIIIVSLLSNVLVLVCFLYNPEIRKQVPGLFNLNLTFCNLLLTVSNMPLTLVGLVSNAQPGGDGFCHTVGFLETFLSTNSMLSMAALSIDRWIAVVFPLRYHSKMRHKDAAFVLGYTWAHSMSFSTVAACLSWVGYHRLYASCTLSNPRASSRTQFVIFTVFFHSFTFLLSFIVLCVTYLKVLKVARFHCKRIDVITMQTLVLLVDIHPSVRQRCLEEQRRRRQRATRKISTFIGTFMLCFAPYVITRIVELFPAVPINPHWGIVSKCLAYSKAACDPFVYSLLRHQYKKTCSDIVNRLLKRSSLNTSGRGHQTNGNSIPTAE, from the exons ATGGACACTGCGGAGgtaatcctctctgtgttggtggtTGTGATTATTATAGTGTCTTTGCTGTCCAACGTCTTGGTGCTGGTCTGCTTTCTGTACAACCCGGAGATCCGCAAGCAGGTGCCGGGTCTCTTCAACCTGAACCTCACCTTCTGCAACTTGTTGCTGACGGTGTCCAACATGCCGCTCACTCTGGTGGGACTCGTCAGCAACGCGCAGCCGGGGGGAGACGGCTTCTGCCACACCGTGGGATTCCTGGAGACCTTCCTGTCCACCAACTCGATGCTGAGCATGGCAGCGCTGAGCATCGACCGGTGGATCGCGGTGGTGTTCCCGCTGAGGTACCACTCCAAGATGCGCCACAAGGACGCGGCGTTCGTGCTCGGCTACACGTGGGCGCACTCCATGTCCTTCTCCACAGTGGCCGCCTGCCTCTCCTGGGTGGGATACCACCGGCTCTACGCGTCCTGCACCCTGTCCAACCCCAGGGCGAGCAGCCGGACCCAGTTTGTCATCTTCACCGTCTTTTTCCACTCCTTCACCTTCCTGCTGTCTTTTATAGTGCTGTGTGTCACATACCTCAAAGTGCTGAAAGTGGCGAGGTTTCACTGCAAGAGGATCGACGTTATCACAATGCAAACTTTAGTGCTGCTGGTGGACATACACCCCAG CGTTCGCCAGCGTTgcctggaggagcagaggaggcgaCGGCAGAGAGCGACGAGGAAGATCAGCACCTTCATTGGCACCTTCATGCTCTGCTTCGCTCCCTATGTGATCACAAG GATCGTGGAGTTATTTCCAGCAGTGCCTATCAACCCTCACTGGGGAATTGTCTCCAAGTGCTTAGCTTATAGCAAGGCGGCCTGCGACCCCTTCGTGTACTCCCTGCTCCGACACCAGTACAAGAAGACGTGCAGCGACATCGTCAACAGGCTGCTGAAGCGTAGCTCCCTGAACACGTCCGGCCGCGGCCACCAGACCAATGGCAACAGCATACCGACCGCGGAGTGA